A genomic stretch from Aedes albopictus strain Foshan chromosome 2, AalbF5, whole genome shotgun sequence includes:
- the LOC134286065 gene encoding uncharacterized protein LOC134286065 has translation MERTDQHTYAEFFFTQEFAYHNNFHRRQENIKRKFSRMVNSTCSFNVNTTPTINDRAILNVTQKTVPTEAMILLSLGPKFSLPYTTLLQVPVFHLIADVENILSTARDHETANQTRAQIVNMIQNYINRTKRVSNTDSLTQFCKKAISSTRQFIKNNPDVLIMEADKGNRTVIMDLQDYNMKMGSLVEDTTIYEEIKRDPTTKYQKDNNNIVRRLLDLKLIDNRTRYKLTNNAAVCPRIYGQPKAHKPGLPLRPVVPNVTAPTYELSKYIANILQKAFSSSFNIKDSYAFCEYVNGLQVPPDHLIVSFDVISLFTNVPIDLVRQGIISMWTDIKKHTNINLDFFIEIVEFCVDASYFCFRGKFYHQKFGTAMGSPLSPILADIVLENLMLWAARTANIPPELIKKYVDDTFIILHKNQIETTLHTFNRYNTHLQFTCEIEKDNKLAFLDTMVIRTENNTLKTDWYAKPISSGRLLNFYSFHPYDQKIGVASNFIDRVRAFSKVKTKHEQDQLILQRLQENNYPKPLINRLLHRQPPLPQPVPALSSPTTTDTEPIQYRSIPYVHTLSSMISKTLQNNIPSIRVTTRSTNTNQKLYPNPKDPVPQSHKYNIVYEIPCQNCRSCYVGMTTNSLQKRLSGHQSTINSLDNKLQQGHQYHEPEIQHLKGRTALVEHCIDHQHRFDLTNTRIVDHTFKRSTLPILEMCHIATNPHTINRRTDTDNLNRSYSNIIHTLRKPVRDLPQTSHSNNNIPSSLDVQ, from the coding sequence atggAACGAACCGATCAACACACCTACGCAGAATTCTTTTTTACGCAAGAGTTCGCATATCACAACAACTTCCATCGACGACAGGAGAACATCAAACGGAAGTTCTCTCGGATGGTCAACAGTACCTGTAGCTTCAACGTCAACACGACACCAACGATCAACGATCGGGCCATACTCAACGTCACGCAAAAGACGGTTCCCACGGAAGCGATGATACTCCTCAGCCTTGGCCCCAAATTCTCCCTTCCATATACCACACTCCTCCAAGTTCCAGTTTTCCACTTGATAGCCGACGTGGAGAACATTCTTTCAACAGCACGTGATCACGAAACTGCAAATCAAACTAGAGCGCAGATCGTGAACATGATTCAGAACTACATCAACAGGACTAAAAGGGTTAGTAACACTGACTCTCTAACGCAGTTCTGCAAAAAAGCCATATCCAGCACTAGGCAATTCATCAAGAACAATCCCGACGTTCTCATCATGGAAGCGGACAAAGGAAATAGAACAGTCATAATGGACCTACAGGACTACAACATGAAAATGGGCAGCCTGGTAGAGGACACCACCATCTATGAGGAAATAAAGAGGGATCCAACTACGAAATATCAGAAGGACAACAACAACATCGTCAGAAGACTACTGGATCTAAAACTCATTGACAACAGAACCAGATACAAGTTGACGAATAATGCAGCGGTGTGTCCAAGAATATATGGACAGCCAAAGGCACACAAACCAGGCCTACCATTGAGACCAGTGGTGCCCAACGTCACAGCTCCCACGTATGAGCTGTCAAAGTACATCGCCAATATACTACAGAAGGCATTCAGCAGCAGCTTCAACATTAAAGACTCATATGCATTCTGTGAGTACGTCAATGGTCTACAAGTACCTCCAGATCACCTAATTGTCTCCTTCGACGTGATATCACTATTCACGAACGTTCCGATCGACTTAGTGAGACAGGGAATCATCTCAATGTGGACAGATATAAAAAAGCACACCAATATCAATCTAGATTTCTTCATtgagatcgtagagttctgcgttgATGCCAGCTACTTTTGCTTCCGAGGGAAATTTTATCACCAAAAGTTTGGTACAGCTATGGGGAGTCCGCTCTCACCAATTCTCGCGGACATAGTGTTAGAAAACCTAATGTTATGGGCTGCGAGAACAGCAAACATTCCTccggaattaatcaagaaatatGTAGATGATACATTCATCATCCTACATAAAAACCAGATAGAGACAACACTCCACACCTTCAATAGATACAACACACATTTGCAGTTCACATGTGAGATCGAGAAAGACAACAAACTAGCATTCTTGGACACGATGGTGATCAGGACCGAGAACAACACTCTTAAAACTGATTGGTATGCGAAGCCAATTTCATCTGGGCGGTTGCTGAATTTCTATTCCTTCCATCCGTACGACCAGAAAATAGGAGTTGCGTCCAATTTCATAGATAGAGTGCGAGCATTCAGCAAAGTCAAAACAAAACACGAACAAGATCAGCTCATACTACAACGGCTACAGGAAAACAACTACCCAAAGCCTCTGATTAACAGATTGCTCCATCGTCAACCTCCACTCCCACAACCCGTTCCAGCTTTATCTTCACCTACAACAACCGATACGGAGCCGATCCAATACCGATCGATTCCGTATGTACACACTCTTTCATCTATGATCAGCAAAACCTTGCAAAACAACATCCCATCGATCAGAGTCACAACACGAAGTACCAACACCAACCAGAAGCTATACCCCAACCCCAAAGATCCAGTCCCACAATCGCACAAGTATAACATTGTGTACGAAATACCCTGCCAAAACTGCCGTTCCTGTTACGTGGGGATGACCACCAACAGCCTCCAGAAGAGACTGTCTGGGCACCAGTCCACTATCAACTCTCTGGACAACAAACTGCAACAAGGACACCAATACCATGAACCGGAAATCCAACACCTCAAGGGCCGTACTGCTCTCGTGGAGCACTGCATCGACCACCAACACAGATTCGACCTAACAAACACAAGAATAGTAGATCACACGTTCAAGAGATCGACACTCCCGATTCTCGAAATGTGTCATATAGCAACAAATCCACACACTATCAATAGACGCACAGATACAGATAATCTAAACAGATCATATAGCAATATTATACACACACTGCGAAAACCTGTTAGAGATCTCCCTCAAACCAGCCATAGCAATAACAACATTCCATCCTCTCTCGATGTACAATAG